In Podospora pseudoanserina strain CBS 124.78 chromosome 5, whole genome shotgun sequence, a single window of DNA contains:
- the PRE3 gene encoding Proteasome subunit beta type-1 (COG:O; MEROPS:MER0001645; EggNog:ENOG503NVT2) produces the protein MEFGTSGYLSEDGIHVDMDRLKKGEVNLGTSIMAITFKDGVILGADSRTTTGAYIANRVTDKLTRVHDTIWCCRSGSAADTQAVADIVQYQLGLFHMMNGKPPTTQTAAAIFQEMCYANKDRLSAGLIIAGWDERHGGQVYSIPLGGSLHKQPYAIGGSGSTYIYGYCDANWKEGMEEADAVNFVKESLKEAIKWDGSSGGVIRMVVLTAKGADRHLYLPDTDYKVRHEN, from the exons ATGGAATTCGGTACATCGGGTTACCTGAGCGAAG ATGGCATCCATGTTGATATGGACCGGTTGAAGAAGGGTGAGGTCAA CTTGGGTACCTCGAT TATGGCGATCACATTCAAAGACGGCGTTATCCTCGGAGCCGATTCCCGCACAACGACTGGCGCATACATTGCCAACCGTGTAACCGACAAGCTCACCAGAGTACACGACACAATCTGGTGCTGCCGATCCGGGTCCGCCGCTGACACCCAAGCCGTCGCCGACATTGTGCAATACCAGCTTGGGCTCTTCCACATGATGAACGGCAAGCCCCCCACGACACAGACGGCGGCGGCCATCTTCCAGGAGATGTGCTATGCGAACAAGGATAGGCTCTC GGCCGGTCTCATTATTGCGGGTTGGGACGAGCGTCACGGTGGTCAGGTCTACAGCATCCCCCTCGGCGGGTCCCTCCACAAGCAACCATATGCCATTGGTGGTTCTGGCTCGACGTATATTTACGGTTACTGCGACGCCAACTGGAAAGAGGgcatggaggaggcggatgcgGTCAACTTTGTCAAGGAGTCGTTGAAGGAGGCCATCAAGTGGGATGGTAGCTCGGGTGGTGTGATTCGTATGGTGGTGTTAACGGCCAAGGGCGCGGACAGACATCTGTACCTACCAGATACGGATTACAAGGTCAGACATGAGAACTGA